A single region of the Vidua macroura isolate BioBank_ID:100142 chromosome 12, ASM2450914v1, whole genome shotgun sequence genome encodes:
- the MAN2C1 gene encoding alpha-mannosidase 2C1 isoform X5 has translation MAAIKNRRTALERVEKFLSDTYFTDCNLRGRLFGDRCPPASLSYFHTPRRIPYEEAVVQEFGPAQVGEAFGPTWETCWFKVELSIPPAWAGREVHFVWESDGEGMVWRDAQPVQGLTKEGEKTSYILTRSLKESEPHSLTLYVELACNGLFGAGKGSMIAPPDPDRRVTLSKAELVVFNRDVYELLVDLEILLDMAQLLGEENQRSFQALYTANQMVNVCDVTDPSTFPAARDLAAAIFSQRNGESQHTIHAMGHCHIDSAWLWPYEETIRKCARSWVTVVHLMEHNPELTFACSQAQQFEWVRSCYPGLYARIQDLVAKGRFIPVGGTWVEMDGNLPSGESMVRQFLQGQRFFQEQFGRICSEFWLPDTFGYSAQLPQLMRGCGIQRFLTQKLSWNLVNSFPHHTFFWEGIDGSQVLTHFPPGDSYGMHGRVEEMLKTVKNNKDKGRVNHSAFLFGFGDGGGGPTQKMLDRMKRMSNTDGLPRVQISTPDQLFSVLEKESSQLCTWVGELFLELHNGTYTTQAQIKKGNRECERILHDVEVLSSLAVAQDTAFQYPASQLQQLWRFLLLNQFHDVLPGSCIQLVVEDALQYYTEIRRAGAQLQEEAVQALCRDLLQPEACSTRSTLVLNTLSWERTEVISRPGPDGAETLALVTVPSMGYALVQEPFVPPQPVAVRKQEDGSITMENGVIAVCLDTTGRLTSLQLLDSGRESVPDGCYANQFALFDDVPLYWDAWDVMDYHLETRKPVTALLKPLEISLAGGLRGSVRFSLQVGKSSTLTQEIILDAMCPYLRFLTQVEWKEAHKFLKVEFPVQVRSTNATYEIQFGHLQRPTHWNTSWDWARFEVWAHKWLDLSEHGFGVALLNDCKYGASAHRNILSLSLMTPQFFSFWNCPGPVCCCVFASTSGPSLEVASEAVVLSQCSG, from the exons ATGGCCGCGATCAAGAACCGGCGGACGGCCCTGGAGCGAGTGGAGAAGTTCCTCTCCGACACCTACTTCACCGACTGCAACCTGCGGGGCAG GCTTTTTGGGGATCGCTGTCCACCGGCATCGCTCTCCTACTTCCACACCCCGCGGCGCATCCCGTACGAGGAGGCTGTCGTGCAGGAATTCGGGCCGGCTCAAGTGGGAGAGGCTTTCGGGCCCAC ATGGGAGACGTGCTGGTTTAAGGTGGAGCTGAGCATCCCCCCGGCATGGGCAGGGCGGGAAGTGCACTTCGTCTGGGAGAGCGATGGGGAGGGCATGGTGTGGCGAGatgcccagcctgtccag GGATTGACTAAGGAAGGTGAGAAGACCAGCTACATCCTGACAAGAAGCCTGAAAGAGTCAGAGCCCCACAG CCTGACACTGTACGTGGAGCTGGCCTGCAATGGGCTCTTTGGAGCTGGCAAGGGCAGCATGATCGCCCCTCCAGACCCAGACAGGAGGGTTACCCTGAGCAAGGCTGAGCTGGTTGTCTTCAACAGAGATGTCTATGAACTGCTGGTGGATCTGGAAATACTGCTGGACATGGCTCAG CTCCTCGGGGAGGAAAACCAGAGGAGTTTCCAGGCACTGTACACTGCCAACCAGATGGTCAACGTGTGTGATGTTACGGACCCCTCCACCTTCCCCGCTGCACGCGACCTGGCTGCAGCCATCTTCAGCCAGAGGAACGGCGAGAGCCAGCACACCATCCATGCCATGGGACACTGCCACATTGACTCtg cctggctgtggccgTACGAGGAGACCATCCGTAAGTGCGCCCGGAGCTGGGTCACCGTGGTCCATCTGATGGAGCACAATCCAGAGCTCACCTTTGCCTGCTCCCAG GCGCAGCAGTTCGAGTGGGTGCGGAGCTGCTACCCCGGGCTCTATGCGCGCATTCAGGACCTCGTGGCCAAGGGACGGTTCATTCCTGTTGGAGGCACCTGGGTGGAAATG GATGGGAACCTGCCCAGCGGGGAGTCCATGGTGCGGCAGTTTCTCCAGGGACAGAGGTTCTTCCAGGAGCAGTTTGGCCGGATCTGCTCGGAG TTCTGGCTGCCGGACACGTTTGGGTACTCAgcccagctgccccagctgaTGCGTGGCTGTGGGATCCAGCGCTTCCTCACGCAGAAGCTCAGCTGGAACCTGGTGAATTCCTTCCCG CATCACACCTTTTTCTGGGAAGGCATTGACGGTTCCCAGGTCCTGACCCATTTCCCCCCTGGTGATTCCTATGGGATGCATGGGCGAGTGGAAGAG AtgctgaaaacagtgaagaacAACAAGGACAAAGGCCGTGTGAACCACAGCGCGTTCCTCTTCGGCTTTGGGGATGGAGGAGGGGGACCCACGCAGAAGATGCTGGATAGGATGAAAAGAATGAGTAACACAGATGGGCTGCCCAG GGTGCAGATCTCCACTCCTGACCAGCTCTTTTCTGTCTTGGAGAAGGAGTCATCCCAGCTGTGCACCTGGGTGGGAGAGCTCTTCCTTGAGCTGCACAATGGCACCTACACCACGCAGGCCCAG ATAAAGAAGGGGAATCGGGAATGTGAGCGGATTCTCCATGACGTGGAAGtgctcagcagcctggctgtggctcaGGACACAGCGTTCCAGTAtcctgccagccagctccagcagctctggag GTTTTTGCTGCTCAACCAGTTCCACGATGtcctgccaggcagctgcatccagctggtggTTGAGGATGCCCTGCAATACTACACAG AGATCCGCAGGGCTGgtgctcagctgcaggaggaggctgtgcAAGCCCTGTGCAGGGATCTGCTGCAGCCCGAGGCGTGCAGCACCCGGAGCACCCTTGTGTTGAACACGTTGTCCTGGGAACGCACCGAGGTGATCTCCAGGCCTGGGCCAGATGGAGCAGAGACTTTGG CTCTGGTGACAGTCCCCAGCATGGGCTATGCTCTAGTGCAGGAGCCATTTGTGCCTCCTCAGCCTGTGGCAGTGAGGAAACAG GAGGATGGCTCCATTACCATGGAGAATGGGGTAATTGCTGTCTGCCTGGACACGACGGGGCGCCTGACCTCGCTTCAGCTGCTGGACTCGGGGAG AGAGTCAGTCCCAGATGGCTGCTATGCCAACCAGTTTGCACTCTTTGATGATGTTCCCCTCTACTGGGATGCCTGGGATGTGATGGATTATCACTTGGAAACCAG GAAGCCAGTGACAGCACTGCTgaagcctctggaaatcagccTGGCTGGGGGCCTGCGGGGAAGCGTGAGGTTCTCCCTGCAGGTCGGGAAAAGCAGCACCTTAACCCAGGAGATCATCCTGGATGCCATGTGCCCGTACCTCCGCTTCCTGACCCAG GTCGAGTGGAAGGAGGCTCACAAGTTCCTGAAGGTGGAGTTCCCCGTGCAGGTCCGGAGCACAAACGCCACCTACGAGATCCAGTTCGGCCACCTGCAGCGGCCAACGCACTGGAACACGTCCTGGGACTGGGCTCGGTTCGAG GTGTGGGCTCACAAGTGGCTGGATCTCTCCGAGCATGGCTTTGGGGTAGCTCTGCTGAACGACTGCAAATACGGAGCGTCGGCCCACAGGAACATCCTCAGCCTCTCCCT GATGACACCCCAGTTTTTTAGCTTCTGGAACTGTCCAGGGCCTGTTTGCTGTTGCGTGTTTGCTTCCACTTCAGGGCCCAGCCTCGAGGTAGCAAGTGAAGCAGTTGTCTTGTCACAGTGCTCTGGGTGA
- the MAN2C1 gene encoding alpha-mannosidase 2C1 isoform X4 — MAAIKNRRTALERVEKFLSDTYFTDCNLRGRLFGDRCPPASLSYFHTPRRIPYEEAVVQEFGPAQVGEAFGPTWETCWFKVELSIPPAWAGREVHFVWESDGEGMVWRDAQPVQGLTKEGEKTSYILTRSLKESEPHSLTLYVELACNGLFGAGKGSMIAPPDPDRRVTLSKAELVVFNRDVYELLVDLEILLDMAQLLGEENQRSFQALYTANQMVNVCDVTDPSTFPAARDLAAAIFSQRNGESQHTIHAMGHCHIDSAWLWPYEETIRKCARSWVTVVHLMEHNPELTFACSQAQQFEWVRSCYPGLYARIQDLVAKGRFIPVGGTWVEMDGNLPSGESMVRQFLQGQRFFQEQFGRICSEFWLPDTFGYSAQLPQLMRGCGIQRFLTQKLSWNLVNSFPHHTFFWEGIDGSQVLTHFPPGDSYGMHGRVEEMLKTVKNNKDKGRVNHSAFLFGFGDGGGGPTQKMLDRMKRMSNTDGLPRVQISTPDQLFSVLEKESSQLCTWVGELFLELHNGTYTTQAQIKKGNRECERILHDVEVLSSLAVAQDTAFQYPASQLQQLWRFLLLNQFHDVLPGSCIQLVVEDALQYYTEIRRAGAQLQEEAVQALCRDLLQPEACSTRSTLVLNTLSWERTEVISRPGPDGAETLALVTVPSMGYALVQEPFVPPQPVAVRKQEDGSITMENGVIAVCLDTTGRLTSLQLLDSGRESVPDGCYANQFALFDDVPLYWDAWDVMDYHLETRKPVTALLKPLEISLAGGLRGSVRFSLQVGKSSTLTQEIILDAMCPYLRFLTQVEWKEAHKFLKVEFPVQVRSTNATYEIQFGHLQRPTHWNTSWDWARFEVWAHKWLDLSEHGFGVALLNDCKYGASAHRNILSLSLALGDSGGCQGTGLTKLMLPQAESTQVPRFHSRHWAPPVHLRCDASPGFLPGGRCDSASLQLEFPPPRGPGQQSPVPSLECLLGQLTCHRAGHCQAGRGQT; from the exons ATGGCCGCGATCAAGAACCGGCGGACGGCCCTGGAGCGAGTGGAGAAGTTCCTCTCCGACACCTACTTCACCGACTGCAACCTGCGGGGCAG GCTTTTTGGGGATCGCTGTCCACCGGCATCGCTCTCCTACTTCCACACCCCGCGGCGCATCCCGTACGAGGAGGCTGTCGTGCAGGAATTCGGGCCGGCTCAAGTGGGAGAGGCTTTCGGGCCCAC ATGGGAGACGTGCTGGTTTAAGGTGGAGCTGAGCATCCCCCCGGCATGGGCAGGGCGGGAAGTGCACTTCGTCTGGGAGAGCGATGGGGAGGGCATGGTGTGGCGAGatgcccagcctgtccag GGATTGACTAAGGAAGGTGAGAAGACCAGCTACATCCTGACAAGAAGCCTGAAAGAGTCAGAGCCCCACAG CCTGACACTGTACGTGGAGCTGGCCTGCAATGGGCTCTTTGGAGCTGGCAAGGGCAGCATGATCGCCCCTCCAGACCCAGACAGGAGGGTTACCCTGAGCAAGGCTGAGCTGGTTGTCTTCAACAGAGATGTCTATGAACTGCTGGTGGATCTGGAAATACTGCTGGACATGGCTCAG CTCCTCGGGGAGGAAAACCAGAGGAGTTTCCAGGCACTGTACACTGCCAACCAGATGGTCAACGTGTGTGATGTTACGGACCCCTCCACCTTCCCCGCTGCACGCGACCTGGCTGCAGCCATCTTCAGCCAGAGGAACGGCGAGAGCCAGCACACCATCCATGCCATGGGACACTGCCACATTGACTCtg cctggctgtggccgTACGAGGAGACCATCCGTAAGTGCGCCCGGAGCTGGGTCACCGTGGTCCATCTGATGGAGCACAATCCAGAGCTCACCTTTGCCTGCTCCCAG GCGCAGCAGTTCGAGTGGGTGCGGAGCTGCTACCCCGGGCTCTATGCGCGCATTCAGGACCTCGTGGCCAAGGGACGGTTCATTCCTGTTGGAGGCACCTGGGTGGAAATG GATGGGAACCTGCCCAGCGGGGAGTCCATGGTGCGGCAGTTTCTCCAGGGACAGAGGTTCTTCCAGGAGCAGTTTGGCCGGATCTGCTCGGAG TTCTGGCTGCCGGACACGTTTGGGTACTCAgcccagctgccccagctgaTGCGTGGCTGTGGGATCCAGCGCTTCCTCACGCAGAAGCTCAGCTGGAACCTGGTGAATTCCTTCCCG CATCACACCTTTTTCTGGGAAGGCATTGACGGTTCCCAGGTCCTGACCCATTTCCCCCCTGGTGATTCCTATGGGATGCATGGGCGAGTGGAAGAG AtgctgaaaacagtgaagaacAACAAGGACAAAGGCCGTGTGAACCACAGCGCGTTCCTCTTCGGCTTTGGGGATGGAGGAGGGGGACCCACGCAGAAGATGCTGGATAGGATGAAAAGAATGAGTAACACAGATGGGCTGCCCAG GGTGCAGATCTCCACTCCTGACCAGCTCTTTTCTGTCTTGGAGAAGGAGTCATCCCAGCTGTGCACCTGGGTGGGAGAGCTCTTCCTTGAGCTGCACAATGGCACCTACACCACGCAGGCCCAG ATAAAGAAGGGGAATCGGGAATGTGAGCGGATTCTCCATGACGTGGAAGtgctcagcagcctggctgtggctcaGGACACAGCGTTCCAGTAtcctgccagccagctccagcagctctggag GTTTTTGCTGCTCAACCAGTTCCACGATGtcctgccaggcagctgcatccagctggtggTTGAGGATGCCCTGCAATACTACACAG AGATCCGCAGGGCTGgtgctcagctgcaggaggaggctgtgcAAGCCCTGTGCAGGGATCTGCTGCAGCCCGAGGCGTGCAGCACCCGGAGCACCCTTGTGTTGAACACGTTGTCCTGGGAACGCACCGAGGTGATCTCCAGGCCTGGGCCAGATGGAGCAGAGACTTTGG CTCTGGTGACAGTCCCCAGCATGGGCTATGCTCTAGTGCAGGAGCCATTTGTGCCTCCTCAGCCTGTGGCAGTGAGGAAACAG GAGGATGGCTCCATTACCATGGAGAATGGGGTAATTGCTGTCTGCCTGGACACGACGGGGCGCCTGACCTCGCTTCAGCTGCTGGACTCGGGGAG AGAGTCAGTCCCAGATGGCTGCTATGCCAACCAGTTTGCACTCTTTGATGATGTTCCCCTCTACTGGGATGCCTGGGATGTGATGGATTATCACTTGGAAACCAG GAAGCCAGTGACAGCACTGCTgaagcctctggaaatcagccTGGCTGGGGGCCTGCGGGGAAGCGTGAGGTTCTCCCTGCAGGTCGGGAAAAGCAGCACCTTAACCCAGGAGATCATCCTGGATGCCATGTGCCCGTACCTCCGCTTCCTGACCCAG GTCGAGTGGAAGGAGGCTCACAAGTTCCTGAAGGTGGAGTTCCCCGTGCAGGTCCGGAGCACAAACGCCACCTACGAGATCCAGTTCGGCCACCTGCAGCGGCCAACGCACTGGAACACGTCCTGGGACTGGGCTCGGTTCGAG GTGTGGGCTCACAAGTGGCTGGATCTCTCCGAGCATGGCTTTGGGGTAGCTCTGCTGAACGACTGCAAATACGGAGCGTCGGCCCACAGGAACATCCTCAGCCTCTCCCT TGCTCTGGGTGACAGTGGGGGCTGCCAAGGCACTGGTCTCACTAAGCTCATGTTGCCTCAGGCTGAGAGCACCCAAGTCCCCCGATTCCACAGCAGACATTGGGCACCACCAGTTCACCTACGCTGTGATGCCTCACCAGG GTTCCTTCCAGGAGGCCGGTGTGATTCAGCAAGCCTACAACTTGAATTTCCCCCTCCACGTGGTCCCGGCCAGCagtccccagtgcccagcctggagtGCCTTCTCGGTCAGCTCACCTGCCATCGTGCTGGACACTGTCAAGCAG GCCGAGGACAGACCTGA
- the MAN2C1 gene encoding alpha-mannosidase 2C1 isoform X6 codes for MIAPPDPDRRVTLSKAELVVFNRDVYELLVDLEILLDMAQLLGEENQRSFQALYTANQMVNVCDVTDPSTFPAARDLAAAIFSQRNGESQHTIHAMGHCHIDSAWLWPYEETIRKCARSWVTVVHLMEHNPELTFACSQAQQFEWVRSCYPGLYARIQDLVAKGRFIPVGGTWVEMDGNLPSGESMVRQFLQGQRFFQEQFGRICSEFWLPDTFGYSAQLPQLMRGCGIQRFLTQKLSWNLVNSFPHHTFFWEGIDGSQVLTHFPPGDSYGMHGRVEEMLKTVKNNKDKGRVNHSAFLFGFGDGGGGPTQKMLDRMKRMSNTDGLPRVQISTPDQLFSVLEKESSQLCTWVGELFLELHNGTYTTQAQIKKGNRECERILHDVEVLSSLAVAQDTAFQYPASQLQQLWRFLLLNQFHDVLPGSCIQLVVEDALQYYTEIRRAGAQLQEEAVQALCRDLLQPEACSTRSTLVLNTLSWERTEVISRPGPDGAETLALVTVPSMGYALVQEPFVPPQPVAVRKQEDGSITMENGVIAVCLDTTGRLTSLQLLDSGRESVPDGCYANQFALFDDVPLYWDAWDVMDYHLETRKPVTALLKPLEISLAGGLRGSVRFSLQVGKSSTLTQEIILDAMCPYLRFLTQVEWKEAHKFLKVEFPVQVRSTNATYEIQFGHLQRPTHWNTSWDWARFEVWAHKWLDLSEHGFGVALLNDCKYGASAHRNILSLSLLRAPKSPDSTADIGHHQFTYAVMPHQGSFQEAGVIQQAYNLNFPLHVVPASSPQCPAWSAFSVSSPAIVLDTVKQAEDRPEAVVVRLYEAHGSTVTAWLQTSLPVKEAMLCDLLERPLAQGHLPVEQQGLKLSFTPFRVLSVLLVRSC; via the exons ATGATCGCCCCTCCAGACCCAGACAGGAGGGTTACCCTGAGCAAGGCTGAGCTGGTTGTCTTCAACAGAGATGTCTATGAACTGCTGGTGGATCTGGAAATACTGCTGGACATGGCTCAG CTCCTCGGGGAGGAAAACCAGAGGAGTTTCCAGGCACTGTACACTGCCAACCAGATGGTCAACGTGTGTGATGTTACGGACCCCTCCACCTTCCCCGCTGCACGCGACCTGGCTGCAGCCATCTTCAGCCAGAGGAACGGCGAGAGCCAGCACACCATCCATGCCATGGGACACTGCCACATTGACTCtg cctggctgtggccgTACGAGGAGACCATCCGTAAGTGCGCCCGGAGCTGGGTCACCGTGGTCCATCTGATGGAGCACAATCCAGAGCTCACCTTTGCCTGCTCCCAG GCGCAGCAGTTCGAGTGGGTGCGGAGCTGCTACCCCGGGCTCTATGCGCGCATTCAGGACCTCGTGGCCAAGGGACGGTTCATTCCTGTTGGAGGCACCTGGGTGGAAATG GATGGGAACCTGCCCAGCGGGGAGTCCATGGTGCGGCAGTTTCTCCAGGGACAGAGGTTCTTCCAGGAGCAGTTTGGCCGGATCTGCTCGGAG TTCTGGCTGCCGGACACGTTTGGGTACTCAgcccagctgccccagctgaTGCGTGGCTGTGGGATCCAGCGCTTCCTCACGCAGAAGCTCAGCTGGAACCTGGTGAATTCCTTCCCG CATCACACCTTTTTCTGGGAAGGCATTGACGGTTCCCAGGTCCTGACCCATTTCCCCCCTGGTGATTCCTATGGGATGCATGGGCGAGTGGAAGAG AtgctgaaaacagtgaagaacAACAAGGACAAAGGCCGTGTGAACCACAGCGCGTTCCTCTTCGGCTTTGGGGATGGAGGAGGGGGACCCACGCAGAAGATGCTGGATAGGATGAAAAGAATGAGTAACACAGATGGGCTGCCCAG GGTGCAGATCTCCACTCCTGACCAGCTCTTTTCTGTCTTGGAGAAGGAGTCATCCCAGCTGTGCACCTGGGTGGGAGAGCTCTTCCTTGAGCTGCACAATGGCACCTACACCACGCAGGCCCAG ATAAAGAAGGGGAATCGGGAATGTGAGCGGATTCTCCATGACGTGGAAGtgctcagcagcctggctgtggctcaGGACACAGCGTTCCAGTAtcctgccagccagctccagcagctctggag GTTTTTGCTGCTCAACCAGTTCCACGATGtcctgccaggcagctgcatccagctggtggTTGAGGATGCCCTGCAATACTACACAG AGATCCGCAGGGCTGgtgctcagctgcaggaggaggctgtgcAAGCCCTGTGCAGGGATCTGCTGCAGCCCGAGGCGTGCAGCACCCGGAGCACCCTTGTGTTGAACACGTTGTCCTGGGAACGCACCGAGGTGATCTCCAGGCCTGGGCCAGATGGAGCAGAGACTTTGG CTCTGGTGACAGTCCCCAGCATGGGCTATGCTCTAGTGCAGGAGCCATTTGTGCCTCCTCAGCCTGTGGCAGTGAGGAAACAG GAGGATGGCTCCATTACCATGGAGAATGGGGTAATTGCTGTCTGCCTGGACACGACGGGGCGCCTGACCTCGCTTCAGCTGCTGGACTCGGGGAG AGAGTCAGTCCCAGATGGCTGCTATGCCAACCAGTTTGCACTCTTTGATGATGTTCCCCTCTACTGGGATGCCTGGGATGTGATGGATTATCACTTGGAAACCAG GAAGCCAGTGACAGCACTGCTgaagcctctggaaatcagccTGGCTGGGGGCCTGCGGGGAAGCGTGAGGTTCTCCCTGCAGGTCGGGAAAAGCAGCACCTTAACCCAGGAGATCATCCTGGATGCCATGTGCCCGTACCTCCGCTTCCTGACCCAG GTCGAGTGGAAGGAGGCTCACAAGTTCCTGAAGGTGGAGTTCCCCGTGCAGGTCCGGAGCACAAACGCCACCTACGAGATCCAGTTCGGCCACCTGCAGCGGCCAACGCACTGGAACACGTCCTGGGACTGGGCTCGGTTCGAG GTGTGGGCTCACAAGTGGCTGGATCTCTCCGAGCATGGCTTTGGGGTAGCTCTGCTGAACGACTGCAAATACGGAGCGTCGGCCCACAGGAACATCCTCAGCCTCTCCCT GCTGAGAGCACCCAAGTCCCCCGATTCCACAGCAGACATTGGGCACCACCAGTTCACCTACGCTGTGATGCCTCACCAGG GTTCCTTCCAGGAGGCCGGTGTGATTCAGCAAGCCTACAACTTGAATTTCCCCCTCCACGTGGTCCCGGCCAGCagtccccagtgcccagcctggagtGCCTTCTCGGTCAGCTCACCTGCCATCGTGCTGGACACTGTCAAGCAG GCCGAGGACAGACCTGAGGCTGTGGTGGTTCGGCTCTACGAGGCCCACGGCAGCACAGTCACCGCCTGGCTCCAGACCTCCCTCCCCGTTAAGGAGGCGATGCT CTGTGACCTCCTGGAGCGTCCGCTTGCGCAGGGCCACCtgcctgtggagcagcagggccTGAAGCTTTCCTTCACACCCTTCCGTGTGCTCTCCGTCCTCCTGGTCCGGAGCTGCTGA